The following proteins are co-located in the Vigna unguiculata cultivar IT97K-499-35 chromosome 9, ASM411807v1, whole genome shotgun sequence genome:
- the LOC114163758 gene encoding protein SMAX1-LIKE 4-like: MRSGACTLQQTLTAEAASVLKHSLGLARRRGHAQVTPLHVAATLLSLRASSLRRACLKSQPHQTSHPLQCRALELCFNVALNRLPTTPGPLLHTQPSLSNALIAALKRAQAHQRRGCIEQQQQQPLLTIKVELEQLIISILDDPSVSRVMREAGFSSTAVKTNIEDTSSTPSVFQCYNTSGGVFSSPCSPAPSENNTPSAFRQNHFLAAYTSSEFTSPFLFSPQKKASVFPITESPPPPSSKEDIKVVLDVLLRKKKRNTVIVGDSVALTEGLVGELMGKLERGDVPDELKSTHFIKFQLAPVSLRFMKREEVEMSLSALKRKVDSVASGGGAIFYVGDLKWTVEAATSGEKDEGEVCGYNPVDHLLAEIGKLFCDSSTKVWLVATASYQTYMRCQMRQPPLETQWALQAVPVPSGGLGLSLHASSVHDSKMTISQNPSHMLETKLFGNSKEEQDKLNCCEECASNYEKEAQLFKPGQKKLLPSWLQSHTTEVHQKDELLQLKRKWNRLCHCLHQSKQSDNHWSNTLHGNQSSNAKIYPYNSSYPWWPNQGSVFADSSSISFADSPAKPAYSSNIVPRFRRQQSCTIEFNFSDVTQRKPSTALDSLKSMEGNSNEVKTTLALGNSTFGGSGQTVENIITTDRTLRRAHICKLLQENVPWQSETVPSIAEALVDSKSAKQSATTWLLLQGTDSVGKTRLARAIAESVFGSVDALLHLDMLKNSATPFAERVAEALKSQEKLVILIESLDFADAQFRKFLADGFETGNFGSLSRSEESSGRAIFILTNGDNRGNEEHSNKESVMKLVLQISETKPGLECSSPCLGEKRRGEVLDLFSKVKNRKVFCRHSSFNNLDLNMKADDEEDEKTGGSSPISSDLTRETVSWNGVLESIENRFELNESAEREREVGEMLVSKMKEWFEEVYGKKESVVKFTVEERVIEEIGVGCGNFTNSMFEKWLKDIFQSSLETVNFGGVEGGIGFTLCWGDNGNGNGNGKGDSKWDSGFMGSCLPKNLKVNYFMD; encoded by the exons ATGCGCTCAGGAGCTTGTACATTGCAACAGACCCTCACAGCGGAGGCTGCTTCAGTGTTGAAGCACTCTCTTGGGTTGGCACGCAGAAGGGGCCATGCACAGGTCACCCCTCTGCATGTGGCTGCAACTTTGCTGAGCCTAAGAGCCAGTTCCTTGAGAAGGGCTTGTCTCAAATCTCAGCCACACCAAACATCACACCCTCTTCAGTGCAGAGCCCTTGAGCTTTGCTTCAATGTCGCCCTCAACAGGCTCCCAACAACACCTGGTCCTTTGCTCCATACACAGCCTTCTCTCTCCAATGCTCTCATCGCTGCACTCAAGAGAGCTCAGGCTCACCAGAGAAGAGGCTGCAttgagcagcagcagcagcagccaCTTCTCACCATCAAGGTCGAGCTTGAACAGCTCATCATATCTATCCTTGATGACCCTAGCGTTAGCAGGGTCATGAGAGAGGCTGGTTTCTCCAGCACTGCTGTTAAGACCAACATAGAGGACACCTCTTCAACACCTTCTGTTTTCCAGTGTTACAACACTTCTGGTGGTGTTTTCTCTTCTCCTTGTTCTCCTGCTCCCAGTGAGAACAACACACCAAGTGCCTTCAGGCAGAACCATTTCCTGGCTGCTTACACTTCTTCTGAGTTCACTTCTCCTTTTCTGTTCTCTCCACAGAAGAAGGCCTCGGTGTTTCCCATCACCgagtcaccaccaccaccttctTCCAAGGAGGATATCAAGGTGGTTCTTGATGTCCTCCtgagaaagaagaagaggaacacTGTGATAGTTGGTGACTCGGTGGCACTCACCGAAGGCCTTGTGGGGGAGCTGATGGGAAAGCTGGAAAGAGGAGATGTCCCTGATGAGTTGAAGTCAACACATTTCATCAAGTTTCAGCTTGCACCGGTTTCTCTGAGGTTCATGAAAAGGGAAGAAGTGGAGATGAGTCTCTCGGCACTGAAGAGGAAGGTGGATTCTGTTGCATCAGGTGGAGGAGCCATTTTCTATGTTGGAGACCTCAAGTGGACTGTGGAAGCAGCAACTTCCGGTGAAAAGGATGAAGGAGAAGTGTGTGGCTATAACCCTGTTGATCATCTACTTGCTGAAATAGGGAAGTTGTTTTGTGATTCCAGCACCAAGGTGTGGCTTGTGGCCACAGCAAGTTATCAAACATACATGAGGTGCCAAATGAGGCAACCCCCTCTTGAGACTCAGTGGGCTCTTCAAGCTGTTCCTGTTCCATCAGGTGGACTTGGCTTGAGTCTCCATGCTTCCAG TGTTCACGATTCAAAGATGACAATCTCCCAGAATCCATCTCATATGCTGGAAACAAAGCTCTTCGGTAACAGCAAGGAGGAGCAGGATAAACTCAACTGCTGTGAAGAATGTGCCTCCAATTATGAAAAAGAAGCTCAGTTGTTCAAACCTGGCCAGAAGAAACTGTTGCCTTCATGGCTTCAGTCTCATACCACTGAAGTCCATCAAAAG GATGAGTTGCTTCagttgaaaagaaaatggaaCAGACTATGCCACTGTCTGCACCAGAGCAAACAATCTGATAACCATTGGAGCAACACTTTACACGGCAATCAGAGTTCAAATGCGAAGATCTACCCTTACAATTCATCATATCCCTGGTGGCCAAACCAGGGCAGTGTCTTCGCAGATTCAAGTTCAATATCTTTTGCTGATTCACCAGCCAAACCGGCTTATAGCTCCAACATTGTCCCTCGGTTTAGGCGCCAACAATCATGCACCATCGAGTTCAATTTCAGTGATGTGACTCAGAGAAAGCCATCCACAGCCTTGGATTCTCTCAAGAGCATGGAAGGTAATAGTAACGAAGTAAAGACTACTCTTGCTCTTGGAAATTCAACATTCGGTGGTTCGGGGCAAACGGTGGAAAATATCATAACTACTGATAGAACACTGCGACGAGCTCATATTTGTAAACTGTTGCAGGAGAATGTGCCATGGCAATCTGAGACAGTTCCTTCCATAGCCGAGGCATTGGTTGATTCCAAATCTGCAAAGCAAAGTGCTACCACTTGGTTGTTGTTGCAAGGAACTGACTCTGTTGGGAAAACAAGGTTGGCACGTGCCATTGCAGAATCGGTGTTCGGCTCAGTCGATGCGCTCCTCCACTTGGACATGCTGAAAAATTCAGCAACCCCATTTGCTGAAAGGGTGGCTGAAGCATTGAAAAGCCAGGAGAAGCTTGTGATTCTGATAGAAAGTTTGGATTTTGCGGATGCCCAGTTCAGGAAGTTTCTTGCAGACGGGTTTGAAACTGGAAACTTTGGAAGTTTGAGTAGGAGTGAGGAGAGTTCAGGGCGTGCAATATTCATATTGACCAATGGTGACAACAGGGGCAATGAAGAGCATAGCAATAAGGAGTCAGTGATGAAGTTGGTGCTGCAGATAAGTGAAACAAAGCCTGGTTTGGAGTGTTCATCACCTTGTTTGGGTGAGAAGAGAAGGGGTGAAGTGCTGGATTTGTTTTCCAAGGTTAAGAACAGGAAAGTGTTTTGTCGGCATTCAAGCTTCAACAATCTTGACCTGAACATGAAAGCTGATGATGAAGAGGATGAGAAAACTGGTGGAAGCAGTCCAATTTCAAGTGATTTGACAAGGGAAACTGTGAGCTGGAATGGGGTTCTTGAGTCAATTGAGAACAGGTTTGAGTTGAATGAAAGTGCAGAGAGGGAGAGGGAGGTGGGAGAGATGTTAGTGTCAAAGATGAAAGAGTGGTTTGAAGAGGTTTatggaaagaaagaaagtgTGGTGAAATTTACTGTAGAGGAGAGGGTGATAGAAGAAATTGGTGTGGGGTGTGGAAATTTTACTAACAGCATGTTTGAGAAATGGCTGAAAGACATTTTTCAAAGCAGTTTAGAGACAGTTAACTTTGGTGGGGTGGAAGGGGGTATAGGTTTTACACTTTGTTGGGGTGATAATGGTAATGGTAATGGTAATGGTAAAGGTGATAGCAAATGGGATAGTGGATTCATGGGTTCATGTTTGCCCAAGAATCTCAAAGTTAACTACTTCATGGATTAA